In the genome of Hippoglossus hippoglossus isolate fHipHip1 chromosome 12, fHipHip1.pri, whole genome shotgun sequence, one region contains:
- the loxa gene encoding protein-lysine 6-oxidase translates to MGLRTVGAPFYAYVCVYLFVFILQATQSQRNPGTQVRNNQRPALRNTLQWSHNGQVFSILSQGSEYQPPRRRGAPQEQVQERTVTIIRDGDVRHPDTQSQPAAQQQQQQQQQQQQQPPPPAASIQQSLVTALVRGREHRQHHHDRTGERTGTQGSNRANETQEKVTVSPPLPRREDMMAGDDPYDPYKSTDSDNPYYNHYDVYERPRPRSRPGYGTRNHQYGLPDLVPDPYYIQASAYVQRVPMYNLRCAAEENCLSSSAYRGDVRDYDTRMLLRFPQRVKNQGTADFLPSRPRYSWEWHSCHQHYHSMDEFSHYDLLDANSHHSVAEGHKASFCLEDTSCDYGYYRRYACTAHTQGLSPGCYDTYNADIDCQWIDITDVKPGNYILKVSVNPSYHVPESDYSNNIVRCDIHYTGNYAHVSGCQMSGY, encoded by the exons ATGGGATTACGCACAGTTGGCGCGCCATTTTACGCATATGTGTGCgtctatttatttgtgttcatcCTGCAAGCTACCCAGTCTCAGAGAAATCCCGGGACGCAAGTAAGAAATAACCAAAGACCGGCTCTGCGGAACACGCTGCAGTGGTCCCACAACGGGCAGGTTTTTAGCATTTTGAGCCAGGGCTCGGAGTATCAGCCACCGAGGCGGAGGGGCGCACCACAGGAGCAAGTGCAGGAGAGAACTGTCACCATCATCCGTGATGGGGACGTGAGACATCCGGACACCCAGAGCCAGCCGgcggctcagcagcagcagcagcagcagcagcagcagcagcagcagcctcctccccCGGCAGCGTCCATCCAGCAGAGCCTTGTGACTGCGCTGGTGAGAGGGCGAGAGCACCGCCAGCATCACCATGACCGGACCGGTGAGCGCACGGGGACGCAGGGGAGCAACAGGGCAAACGAGACCCAGGAGAAGGTCACTGTGAGTCCACCTCTGCCCAGGAGAGAAGACATGATGGCCGGTGACGATCCCTACGACCCATACAAGTCCACTGATAGTGATAATCCATATTATAATCATTATGACGTGTACGAGAGACCGAGGCCCAGATCGAGACCTGGATATGGCACAAGGAACCATCAGTACG GTCTCCCTGATCTCGTACCTGACCCGTACTATATCCAAGCCTCTGCCTATGTCCAGAGAGTCCCCATGTATAACCTGAGATGTGCAGCTGAGGAGAACTGTTTGTCAAG CTCGGCCTACAGAGGCGATGTCAGAGACTATGACACCCGCATGCTGCTGAGGTTCCCTCAGAGAGTCAAGAACCAGGGCACGGCCGACTTCCTCCCCAGCAGGCCTCGCTACTCCTGGGAGTGGCACAGCTGTCACCA GCACTACCACAGCATGGATGAGTTCAGCCACTACGACCTGCTGGACGCCAACAGCCATCACTCAGTGGCTGAGGGCCACAAGGCCAGCTTCTGCTTGGAGGACACGTCCTGCGACTACGGATACTACAGGCGATATGCCTGCACCGCACATACCCAG GGTCTGAGCCCAGGATGTTATGACACCTACAACGCAGACATCGACTGTCAGTGGATCGACATCACAGATGTGAAACCTGGGAACTACATCCTCAAG GTCAGTGTAAATCCCTCCTATCACGTCCCAGAATCAGACTACAGCAACAACATTGTGCGCTGTGACATCCACTACACTGGCAACTACGCCCACGTGTCAGGTTGTCAGATGTCAGG gTATTAA
- the snx24 gene encoding sorting nexin-24, with translation MHPVNVSIPSFRSENNSIERGYTVFRIDVLMNGRQHSVEKRYSEFHALHKLLKKSMKPPEIPSKHVRNWVPKVLEQRRHGLELYLQTIIMENEVIPKIFLDFLNIRHYPSVPKTESCGSFDTESEESSKLSHQPVVLFLRDPYLLPSAHDAFANVVIEGVIHGVFYPDLQPR, from the exons ATGCATCCGGTGAACGTATCGATCCCGTCGTTTCGATCGGAAAACAACTCGATCGAGAGAGGATACACG gTCTTTAGAATTGACGTGCTGATGAACGGCAGACAACACTCAGTTGAGAAACGCTACAGCGAATTCCACGCTTTGCATAAACTG CTGAAGAAGAGCATGAAACCCCCTGAGATTCCTTCGAAACATGTTAGAAACTGGGTTCCCAAAGTGTTGGAGCAGAGGAGACATGGTCTGGAGCTTTACCTGCAG ACTATAATCATGGAAAATGAGGTTATTCCAAAGATATTCCTGGATTTCCTGAATATCCGCCACTATCCCTCAGTGCCAAAAACAGAGAGCTGCGG GTCATTTGATACAGAATCAGAGGAATCAAG TAAACTGTCCCATCAGCCGGTCGTGTTGTTTCTGAGAGACCCCTACCTGCTACCATCTGCACATG ATGCATTTGCGAATGTTGTGATCGAAGGTGTGATACATGGAGTTTTCTACCCAGATCTCCAGCCGAGGTAG
- the ggcx gene encoding vitamin K-dependent gamma-carboxylase isoform X1 — protein METREAAAGEAGVCVVVQCALVSSDGEEQAAKNEAAPENDPEPPTKSKMEQIFGFKKEDLTSWQSLVTLLSRPTDPASLGIFRCLFGLLMLIDITQERGLSHLDYKYLDGAPVCRFPLFNFLHPLPLDWMYLVYVVMFLGALGIMLGCLYRLSCLMFISTYWYVFFLDKTTWNNHSYLYGLIGFQLTLMDANRYWSIDGLLRPSIRNRHVPLWNYTLLRTQIFFVYFIAGIKKLDADWVEGYSMSYLAHHWLFDPFKVILPVELVSLLVVHGGGLFLDLTAGYLLFFDATRPYAITFVSYFHCMNSQLFSIGMFPFTMLATSPLFCYADWPRRFFSHFPAFLRGVLPFTSPDPQPSPSCVYHEIQSISAERQATPPVAKPSKLRFKHKLAAIFTIIYIIEQLFLPYSHFITKGYNNWTNGLYGYSWDMMVHSRSHQHVKITYRDAKTGDVGYLNPGVFTQSRRWKDHGDMLKQYATCLSHNLPRYNISDPEIYFDIWVSINERFQQRIFDPRVDIVKADWSPFQPNPWLMPLLVDLSPWRTKFQEIEGSLDNQTEIVFIADFPGLHLENFVSEDLGNTSIHVLQGTVNVEIVEEKRNISLQPGEQTKVPAGAYHKVHTVSEDPSCYMYVYVNTTEAALQENFTKLFELQERIRNGTETEPIPPELQPLISADDHDMSEVNATDPIVRLFLKRQRRMKEVKKRREAGMLERLERFAVKKYYTIRRGFLMTAIAMRNLAVGLPPLEQLTREVAFANMKEPQADSNQDERLKDEIGHGEL, from the exons ATGGAGACGAGGGAAGCAGCCGCAGGTGAGGCTGGAGTCTGTGTTGTGGTTCAGT GTGCTCTTGTGAGCAGCGATGGGGAGGAACAGGCTGCAAAGAATGAGGCAGCTCCTGAAAACGACCCCGAACCACCCACCAAAAGCAAGATGGAGCAGATCTTTGGGTTCAAGAAGGAGGACCTGACCTCCTGGCAGAGCCTGGTGACCCTGCTGAGCCGACCCACTGACCCAGCATCCCTCGGCATCTTCCGCTGCTTGTTTG GTTTGCTGATGCTCATCGACATCACTCAGGAACGTGGCCTCAGTCACCTGGACTATAAATACCTGGACGGGGCCCCCGTGTGCCGCTTCCCCCTCTTCAACTTTCTACACCCCCTCCCACTGGACTGGATGTACCTGGTGTACGTGGTGATGTTCCTCG GCGCCCTGGGCATCATGCTCGGCTGTCTCTACCGTCTCTCCTGCCTGATGTTCATCTCAACCTACTGGTACGTCTTCTTCCTGGACAAAACCACCTGGAACAATCACTCGTACCTTTACGGCCTCATCGGGTTTCAGCTCACGCTCATGGACGCAAACCGATACTG gTCAATCGATGGATTGCTGAGACCTTCTATAAGAAACAGGCACGTGCCTCTGTGGAATTACACTTTGTTGAGGACACAG atattttttgtttacttCATCGCTGGAATCAAGAAATTGGATGCTGATTGGGTGGAGGGATACTCCATGTCCTACCTGGCACATCACTGGCTTTTTGATCCGTTCAA AGTGATTCTTCCTGTGGAGTTAGTGAGTCTGCTGGTGGTGCACGGAGGCGGCCTCTTTCTGGATCTGACCGCCGGCTACCTGCTGTTTTTTGACGCCACAAGACCGTACGCCATTACATTCGTCTCCTACTTCCACTGTATGAACTCTCAGCTCTTCAGCATCG GGATGTTTCCCTTCACAATGCTGGCCACCAGTCCTCTCTTCTGCTATGCCGACTGGCCCAGAAGATTCTTCTCCCACTTCCCGGCGTTCCTCAGGGGGGTGTTGCCATTCACCTCGCCGGATCCTCAGCCCAGCCCCTCCTGCGTTTACCATGAGATCCAGAGCATCAGTGCTGAACGCCAGGCGACCCCACCTGTTGCCAAACCTTCCAAACTGAGATTTAAGCACAAGCTGGCAGCCATATTTACAATTATCTACATCATTGAACAGTTATTCCTGCCTTACTCCCACTTCATCACAAAG GGTTACAACAACTGGACCAATGGCTTGTACGGCTACTCGTGGGACATGATGGTTCACTCCCGCAGTCACCAGCACGTTAAGATCACATACAGAGATGCAAAGACTGGAGACGTCGGATATCTGAACCCAGGG GTTTTCACACAAAGCCGGCGGTGGAAGGACCATGGAGACATGCTGAAGCAGTACGCCACGTGCCTCAGTCACAATCTGCCTCGCTACAATATCTCTGATCCAGAAATCTACTTTGACATCTGGGTGTCCATCAACGAACGCTTCCAGCAAAG GATATTTGATCCCCGTGTGGACATTGTGAAGGCTGATTGGTCTCCTTTCCAGCCAAACCCGTGGCTGATGCCTCTGCTGGTGGATCTGTCTCCCTGGAGGACCAAGTTCCAGGAGATCGAGGGCAGTCTGGACAATCAGACTGAGATCGTCTTCATAGCCGATTTCCCAG GTCTCCACTTGGAAAACTTTGTGAGTGAAGATCTGGGAAACACCAGCATCCACGTGTTGCAGGGCACGGTGAACGTTGAGattgtggaggagaaaaggaacATCAGTCTGCAGCCTGGCGAGCAGACAAAG gTTCCTGCTGGAGCGTATCACAAGGTGCACACAGTGTCTGAAGACCCTTCCTGCTACATGTACGTCTACGTCAACACTACAGAGGCGGcgctgcaggaaaacttcaccAAGCTGTTTGAGCTGCAGGAGCGTATTCGCAACGGGACAG AAACCGAGCCTATTCCTCCCGAGCTGCAGCCTCTTATCTCTGCAGACGACCACGATATGTCGGAGGTCAACGCCACCGACCCGATCGTGCGGCTGTTCCTGAAAAGGCAGCGTCGcatgaaggaggtgaagaagcgCAGGGAAGCCGGCATGTTGGAGCGGCTGGAACGTTTTGCTGTGAAAAAGTACTACACCATACGAAGGGG ATTTTTGATGACGGCCATCGCTATGAGGAACCTGGCGGTGGGCCTGCCTCCTCTGGAACAGCTGACGAGAGAAGTTGCCTTCGCCAACATGAAAGAACCTCAGGCCGACTCCAACCAGGATGAACGACTCAAGGACGAAATTGGTCACGGAGAACTTTAA
- the ggcx gene encoding vitamin K-dependent gamma-carboxylase isoform X2 gives METREAAAGALVSSDGEEQAAKNEAAPENDPEPPTKSKMEQIFGFKKEDLTSWQSLVTLLSRPTDPASLGIFRCLFGLLMLIDITQERGLSHLDYKYLDGAPVCRFPLFNFLHPLPLDWMYLVYVVMFLGALGIMLGCLYRLSCLMFISTYWYVFFLDKTTWNNHSYLYGLIGFQLTLMDANRYWSIDGLLRPSIRNRHVPLWNYTLLRTQIFFVYFIAGIKKLDADWVEGYSMSYLAHHWLFDPFKVILPVELVSLLVVHGGGLFLDLTAGYLLFFDATRPYAITFVSYFHCMNSQLFSIGMFPFTMLATSPLFCYADWPRRFFSHFPAFLRGVLPFTSPDPQPSPSCVYHEIQSISAERQATPPVAKPSKLRFKHKLAAIFTIIYIIEQLFLPYSHFITKGYNNWTNGLYGYSWDMMVHSRSHQHVKITYRDAKTGDVGYLNPGVFTQSRRWKDHGDMLKQYATCLSHNLPRYNISDPEIYFDIWVSINERFQQRIFDPRVDIVKADWSPFQPNPWLMPLLVDLSPWRTKFQEIEGSLDNQTEIVFIADFPGLHLENFVSEDLGNTSIHVLQGTVNVEIVEEKRNISLQPGEQTKVPAGAYHKVHTVSEDPSCYMYVYVNTTEAALQENFTKLFELQERIRNGTETEPIPPELQPLISADDHDMSEVNATDPIVRLFLKRQRRMKEVKKRREAGMLERLERFAVKKYYTIRRGFLMTAIAMRNLAVGLPPLEQLTREVAFANMKEPQADSNQDERLKDEIGHGEL, from the exons ATGGAGACGAGGGAAGCAGCCGCAG GTGCTCTTGTGAGCAGCGATGGGGAGGAACAGGCTGCAAAGAATGAGGCAGCTCCTGAAAACGACCCCGAACCACCCACCAAAAGCAAGATGGAGCAGATCTTTGGGTTCAAGAAGGAGGACCTGACCTCCTGGCAGAGCCTGGTGACCCTGCTGAGCCGACCCACTGACCCAGCATCCCTCGGCATCTTCCGCTGCTTGTTTG GTTTGCTGATGCTCATCGACATCACTCAGGAACGTGGCCTCAGTCACCTGGACTATAAATACCTGGACGGGGCCCCCGTGTGCCGCTTCCCCCTCTTCAACTTTCTACACCCCCTCCCACTGGACTGGATGTACCTGGTGTACGTGGTGATGTTCCTCG GCGCCCTGGGCATCATGCTCGGCTGTCTCTACCGTCTCTCCTGCCTGATGTTCATCTCAACCTACTGGTACGTCTTCTTCCTGGACAAAACCACCTGGAACAATCACTCGTACCTTTACGGCCTCATCGGGTTTCAGCTCACGCTCATGGACGCAAACCGATACTG gTCAATCGATGGATTGCTGAGACCTTCTATAAGAAACAGGCACGTGCCTCTGTGGAATTACACTTTGTTGAGGACACAG atattttttgtttacttCATCGCTGGAATCAAGAAATTGGATGCTGATTGGGTGGAGGGATACTCCATGTCCTACCTGGCACATCACTGGCTTTTTGATCCGTTCAA AGTGATTCTTCCTGTGGAGTTAGTGAGTCTGCTGGTGGTGCACGGAGGCGGCCTCTTTCTGGATCTGACCGCCGGCTACCTGCTGTTTTTTGACGCCACAAGACCGTACGCCATTACATTCGTCTCCTACTTCCACTGTATGAACTCTCAGCTCTTCAGCATCG GGATGTTTCCCTTCACAATGCTGGCCACCAGTCCTCTCTTCTGCTATGCCGACTGGCCCAGAAGATTCTTCTCCCACTTCCCGGCGTTCCTCAGGGGGGTGTTGCCATTCACCTCGCCGGATCCTCAGCCCAGCCCCTCCTGCGTTTACCATGAGATCCAGAGCATCAGTGCTGAACGCCAGGCGACCCCACCTGTTGCCAAACCTTCCAAACTGAGATTTAAGCACAAGCTGGCAGCCATATTTACAATTATCTACATCATTGAACAGTTATTCCTGCCTTACTCCCACTTCATCACAAAG GGTTACAACAACTGGACCAATGGCTTGTACGGCTACTCGTGGGACATGATGGTTCACTCCCGCAGTCACCAGCACGTTAAGATCACATACAGAGATGCAAAGACTGGAGACGTCGGATATCTGAACCCAGGG GTTTTCACACAAAGCCGGCGGTGGAAGGACCATGGAGACATGCTGAAGCAGTACGCCACGTGCCTCAGTCACAATCTGCCTCGCTACAATATCTCTGATCCAGAAATCTACTTTGACATCTGGGTGTCCATCAACGAACGCTTCCAGCAAAG GATATTTGATCCCCGTGTGGACATTGTGAAGGCTGATTGGTCTCCTTTCCAGCCAAACCCGTGGCTGATGCCTCTGCTGGTGGATCTGTCTCCCTGGAGGACCAAGTTCCAGGAGATCGAGGGCAGTCTGGACAATCAGACTGAGATCGTCTTCATAGCCGATTTCCCAG GTCTCCACTTGGAAAACTTTGTGAGTGAAGATCTGGGAAACACCAGCATCCACGTGTTGCAGGGCACGGTGAACGTTGAGattgtggaggagaaaaggaacATCAGTCTGCAGCCTGGCGAGCAGACAAAG gTTCCTGCTGGAGCGTATCACAAGGTGCACACAGTGTCTGAAGACCCTTCCTGCTACATGTACGTCTACGTCAACACTACAGAGGCGGcgctgcaggaaaacttcaccAAGCTGTTTGAGCTGCAGGAGCGTATTCGCAACGGGACAG AAACCGAGCCTATTCCTCCCGAGCTGCAGCCTCTTATCTCTGCAGACGACCACGATATGTCGGAGGTCAACGCCACCGACCCGATCGTGCGGCTGTTCCTGAAAAGGCAGCGTCGcatgaaggaggtgaagaagcgCAGGGAAGCCGGCATGTTGGAGCGGCTGGAACGTTTTGCTGTGAAAAAGTACTACACCATACGAAGGGG ATTTTTGATGACGGCCATCGCTATGAGGAACCTGGCGGTGGGCCTGCCTCCTCTGGAACAGCTGACGAGAGAAGTTGCCTTCGCCAACATGAAAGAACCTCAGGCCGACTCCAACCAGGATGAACGACTCAAGGACGAAATTGGTCACGGAGAACTTTAA
- the gmcl1 gene encoding germ cell-less protein-like 1: MGSLGSKFQSPSQGPEEAVEGTSTSRKRSCECKKRKRNAPCDCDSEQEEDDAILDTPRRKKLKCTSRYIYQTLFLNGENSDIRICALGQEWNLHKVYLCQSGYFSSMFSGSWKESNMMEIGLEIPDQNIDTEALQVVFGSLYRDDVLIKPSRVVSILAAACMLQLDGLIQQCGETMKENISAKTVCGYYACASIYGLDSVMKKCLEWLLNNLMTHQNVELMKELGAEVMEQLIQSSDLFVMQVEMDVYTALKKWMFLQLNPSWDGPIKQLLADADAWLCKRRTDLCEREPFLNTDDGAPFCSVFKYVRLQYIINDLASARILERDNILPPDWLTSVYKNQWFAMLRTEFDNDNGPQEANREEFELSSMRCGRKLTKDGDYCWRWTGFNFGFDLLVTYTNRFIVFKRNTLSQPCGGAVSLQPRRHLAYRLRLASFDSRGKLVCSRSTGYQLLTLEKDQEYVVMNLDSRLLSFPLYVCCNFLYTSPHLDNRLDSSEQDSTARCVS; the protein is encoded by the exons ATGGGAAGTCTGGGCAGCAAGTTCCAGTCGCCCTCTCAGGGGCCAGAGGAAGCTGTAGAGGGCACAAGCACCAGCCGCAAGCGCAGCTGTGAGTgcaagaagaggaaaagaaatgcCCCGTGTGACTGTGACAGTGAacaagaggaggatgatgcCATACTGGATACACCTCGCAG GAAGAAACTGAAATGCACATCGAGGTACATTTATCAAACCCTGTTCCTGAACGGGGAAAACAGCGACATTCGCATCTGTGCTCTGGGGCAGGAGTGGAACTTGCACAAAGTGTACCTGTGTCAG TCGGGATATTTTTCCAGTATGTTCAGTGGCTCTTGGAAGGAGTCAAACATGATGGAAATCGGCTTGGAGATCCCGGACCAGAACATCGACACTGAAG CTCTACAGGTCGTGTTTGGATCCCTGTACCGGGACGATGTCCTGATCAAGCCCAGCAGAGTCGTCAGTATTCTTGCCGCTGCTTGCATGCTACAACTG GACGGCCTGATCCAGCAGTGTGGAGAAACCATGAAGGAAAACATCAGTGCAAAGACTGTGTGTGGCTACTACGCTTGTGCCAGTATCTACGGCTTGGATTCCGTCATGaaaaa GTGTCTTGAGTGGCTTCTGAACAACCTGATGACCCACCAAAATGTGGAGCTGATGAAAGAACTTGG AGCTGAGGTGATGGAGCAGCTCATTCAGTCCTCAGATCTGTTTGTAATGCAGGTGGAGATGGATGTTTACACTGCTCTGAAAAAG tgGATGTTTCTGCAACTCAATCCATCGTGGGACGGTCCCATCAAGCAGCTTCTGGCTGATGCTGATGCCTGGTTGTGCAAGCGCAGGACTG ACCTGTGTGAGAGGGAGCCCTTCTTGAACACAGACGACGGTGCACCTTTTTGTTCGGTGTTCAAATACGTTCGTCTCCAGTACATCATCAACGATTTGGCATCTGCACGCATCCTTGAGAGAGATAATATTTTGCCCCCTG ATTGGCTAACATCGGTTTACAAAAACCAGTGGTTTGCAATGCTCCGGACAGAGTTTGACAATGACAACGG TCCCCAGGAAGCCAATAGAGAGGAGTTTGAGCTGAGCAGTATGAGGTGTGGAAGGAAGCTGACCAAAGATGGAGAT tACTGCTGGCGGTGGACAGGCTTTAACTTTGGCTTTGACTTGTTGGTGACCTACACAAACCGCTTCATAGTCTTCAAAAGAAATACCCTGAGTCAGCCATGTGGGGGCGCTGTGAGCCTGCAACCTCGGAGGCATTTGGCATACAG GTTGCGTCTCGCCTCCTTTGACAGCCGAGGAAAGCTGGTCTGCAGTCGCTCGACGGGTTACCAGCTCCTCACCCTGGAGAAAGACCAG GAGTACGTGGTGATGAACCTGGACAGCCGCTTGTTATCATTCCCCCTCTACGTGTGCTGCAACTTCCTGTATACGTCGCCACACTTGGACAACCGTCTAGATTCCTCAGAGCAAGACAGCACTGCTCGCTGTGTGTCTTGA
- the fam136a gene encoding protein FAM136A: protein MAEGHQTRVQNVVEEMVQSLERDNIRKMQGRMFLCSADCCDRSTDSMSQVHQCIDKCHTPLARAQGLVTSELEKFQDRLTRCTMHCNDKAKDLFDSGAKDTAVRSLMDRCVGSCVEDHLSLIPSMTRRIKENLESLEQ, encoded by the exons ATGGCGGAAGGGCATCAGACACGCGTGCAGAATGTGGTGGAGGAGATGGTCCAAAGCCTGGAGAGAGACAACATCCGGAAAATGCAG GGTCGCATGTTCCTGTGCAGCGCAGACTGCTGTGACCGCTCCACAGACTCCATGTCCCAGGTGCATCAGTGCATCGACAAGTGTCACACGCCGCTGGCCAGAGCTCAGGGTCTGGTCACCTCAGAGCTGGAGAAGTTCCAG GATCGACTGACCAGATGCACGATGCACTGTAACGATAAGGCCAAGGATCTGTTCGACTCCGGCGCCAAGGACACGGCGGTTCGATCTCTGATGGACCGCTGCGTGGGCAGTTGTGTGGAAGACCATCTTAGCCTCATCCCCAGCATGACCCGTAGAATCAAAGAGAATCTGGAGTCTTTAGAGCAGTGA
- the pcyox1 gene encoding prenylcysteine oxidase 1 yields MSTMSLHTLTLTALCFLWLGPSSGRSSASAPDLQEPPKKIAVVGAGIGGTAAAFYLRQEFGAGVKIDVFESGDVGGPLATVRIGDHEYETGGLMIHPLNLHMKHFVEKLGIPPRREVSSKMAIFDGKELTFEESDWFIINFLRMLWRYGFNMLRMQMWVESILDKFMRIYQYQQYGYSFSSVEKLLHAMGGDSFLTLMNQTLEETMRSEGFSQIFLNDVVAPITRVNYGQSVRIHGFAGASSLAGADSGQWAVDGGNKKVCSGLLYNSKSVLIPARVTSISVKVRPSKSGTTTSYYEVSYVGESGSAHSLYDIVVIATPLHQGKSDITFSGFSPPIPSHYPGRYHQTVSTLVHGLLNMSYLGTTEPPSDFTVSDVLTTDCKGSLIHRLTSLDPVHIPDGYKRPPASHAKVWRVSSLQPLSQEDLQNMFLSWDSVSETRMAYPAYRPPHRRTPPFILHNRLYYLSAVEWAASTMEMSAISGRNVALLAHHRWHSQVDKIDQEDLHTRLRGEL; encoded by the exons ATGTCTACTATGAGTCTTCACACCCTGACACTGACAGCTCTGTGCTTCCTGTGGCTCGGTCCCAGCAGCGGCAGAAGTTCAGCTTCAGCCCCAGATCTGCAGGAGCCGCCCAAAAAGATAG CTGTGGTCGGAGCGGGCATCGGTGGCACTGCAGCAGCGTTTTACCTGAGGCAGGAGTTCGGAGCCGGGGTGAAGATCGATGTGTTTGAATCCGGCGATGTCGGTGGGCCGCTGGCGACAGTGAGGATCGGGGATCACGAGTATGAGACGGGAGGTTTAATGATCCATCCTTTAAACCTACACATGAAGCACTTTGTTGAAAAATTAG GtatccctccaaggagagagGTCTCGTCTAAAATGGCGATCTTTGACGGAAAGGAGCTGACGTTTGAAGAGAGCGACTGGTTCATAATTAATTTCCTACGCATGCTCTGGCGATACGGCTTCAACATGCTTCGGATGCAGATGTGGGTGGAGAGTATTTTGGACAAATTTATGAG GATCTACCAGTACCAGCAGTATGGTTACTCATTCTCCAGCGTGGAGAAACTCCTGCACGCCATGGGCGGCGACAGTTTTCTCACCCTGATGAATCAGACGCTGGAGGAAACCATGAGGAGTGAAGGATTCTCACAGATCTTCCTCAATGATGTCGTTGCACCCATCACTCGTGTCAACTATGGTCAAAGTGTCCGCATCCACGGGTTTGCGG GGGCCTCGTCGTTAGCAGGAGCAGATTCAGGTCAGTGGGCCGTGGATGGAGGCAACAAGAAAGTTTGCTCAGGACTGTTGTACAACAGTAAAAGTGTTCTCATCCCGGCCAGAGTGACGTCCATCTCAGTCAAAGTTCGACCTTCCAAGTCAG GCACCACAACCAGTTACTATGAGGTCAGTTATGTTGGGGAGTCAGGCTCCGCTCACTCTCTGTATGACATCGTGGTAATAGCAACGCCGCTTCACCAGGGAAAGTCTGACATCACCTTCTCAGGCTTCTCTCCTCCAATCCCGTCTCACTACCCTGGGCGCTACCACCAGACGGTGTCCACTCTGGTCCACGGCCTGCTTAACATGTCCTACCTCGGCACCACGGAGCCGCCCTCTGACTTCACTGTGTCTGACGTCCTCACCACTGACTGTAAGGGCTCGCTCATCCACCGCCTGACCTCTCTCGACCCCGTGCACATCCCTGATGGCTACAAACGCCCCCCCGCCAGCCACGCCAAAGTCTGGAGGGTGTCCTCGCTACAGCCGCTGTCTCAGGAggacctgcagaacatgttccTCTCATGGGATTCGGTGTCCGAGACCCGGATGGCTTATCCTGCGTACCGCCCACCGCATCGGAGGACCCCTCCCTTCATCCTGCACAACCGGCTGTACTACCTCAGCGCTGTGGAGTGGGCGGCGAGCACCATGGAGATGAGCGCCATCTCCGGCAGGAATGTGGCCCTGCTGGCACACCACCGCTGGCATAGCCAGGTCGACAAAATCGACCAGGAGGACCTGCACACCCGACTTAGAGGGGAACTCTGA